The proteins below come from a single Mangifera indica cultivar Alphonso chromosome 16, CATAS_Mindica_2.1, whole genome shotgun sequence genomic window:
- the LOC123199702 gene encoding auxin-responsive protein SAUR50-like, with the protein MPVKKPNKHPQPAALKRILKRCSSFGKKNDVHDEPEGLPGDVPKGHFAVYVGQNRSRHIIPISILSHPEFKALLNKAEEEYGFKHDMGLTLPCDEVVFLSLTAMTR; encoded by the coding sequence ATGCCTGTGAAGAAACCCAACAAACACCCTCAACCAGCAGCTCTCAAACGCATTCTCAAGAGATGCTCAAGCTTCGGGAAGAAAAATGATGTCCATGATGAGCCAGAAGGTCTTCCTGGTGATGTACCAAAAGGTCACTTTGCTGTGTATGTTGGCCAAAACAGAAGCAGACACATCATCCCAATCTCAATACTGTCCCACCCTGAGTTTAAGGCTTTACTTAACAAGGCTGAAGAGGAGTACGGGTTTAAGCATGACATGGGTCTCACCCTCCCCTGTGATGAAGTTGTTTTCCTCAGCTTAACAGCAATGACCAGATGA